The following nucleotide sequence is from Verrucomicrobiota bacterium.
CGCTAGGCCAGATGGAGCTTGGTTCAAAACGCAAGCGGGCTGCGGCACCAATTTCGGACGCACCAGACGAAGAGTACTCGGCCACGCCGGATGAGGCTGAAGGGACTGAAAAGCGGTGGCGACTCCCTCAAATTCGCGTGCCTGGGTTACACTCTAGAGGGGACGATCCGGAATACGATGATTTGGAGGAAACGGGAGAGCCAATGGATCGGACCTTCTACCTCAAAGTCGCTGTGGTTGTCGGCTCGGTTACAGTTGCTGTCGTTTTATTGATTGCGTTGATCAAGCTCATATCTGGTGGAGAAGAGACCCCTCTCAACCCTGAACTTTCAGATTCCGGAAGTTCTGCCGAAATCGTTGGCGCCTCAGATGCCGAATTGTTCCCTGAATCTGCTGACCTAACCATTCGAGCTGTAGGTGGACCAACTTGGATTATGGTTGACGATGTTGCATCTGGCGAAACGTTGGAGCGGTTTTCCCTGGACCCGGGTCAAAGTCGACTGGTTGAGAACGAAGGAGAAGTTTTGGTTTCTTACACGCAAGGAGAGTATCTTGAGGTCGTGCGAGGAGGCGAGTCTTACAGACCCTCCCGATCGGGGGTCGGCAAAATCAGGATCCCGTAATGGACGAGTCGCTTGAAGAAGACGTCAAAGAGCTGGAGGAAAATCTGCGGGAAAAGGAGTCTCAGCAGGAGCTCTTCCAGCGGAAAGTCTTCGTGATAGGCGAGCTACACACTCGCCGAGCCCTGTTGGCGAATCGGGTAGGGAGAGTAAAGAGTGAATCCATGATGAGGTACGATGACCTTGAACATGAGGCGAGAGTCGAAGCAGAGGGTCTCGGTAAAGAAATGGCAGGTATCTCCAAGTCCATCAGTGATTTCCGGCCGGAATCACTTGCCGATCTAGATTCGTTTCGCGAAGAAACCAGTAAGCGATTTGACGCCGTGGAAGAGAAGATTTTGGCAGCGGAAGGGCAGTTGGAGTAACCGCTTCGGAAGGGTGGAGTCCGCTTTCACTCTCCCAGAAGTTCTCCTTGCTTTGGCCCTTTTGACCGTTGCCGCTGTTGCTGTTGGAGGGGCAGTCCGGTCCTCCCTCGATCTACTTACCCGGGCCCGCTTTGTGGAGCAGCCACCTATTGGTTTCTCAATTGCCATGGATGCCTTGCTGAAGACCCAGAGCGTGGACGCGGCAGAGGAGGGAGATCGGATCAATTTGCCCGATGGAGAAACGGTGCGTTGGAATGCAGATGTAGAGGATACTGGAATTCCGGATCTCTTTCGCGTTTCGATAGAAATCGAGGTCGGCGATCGTGAAGGAACACGGGAAGTTCTCCTTTTTCGTCCCTCTTGGTCGAATGCGATTGATCGAGGACCTCTCATGGAGGACGCCCGGCGCGATATCGAGGACCGACTTGAGGAGGTAGAGCGGTGAGGAAATCCAAGACCGGAACACAATCGGCGTTTACTTTAGTTGAGGTCCTCATCGCCCTTGCGCTCTCGGCAGCCATTTTTGCAGCGGCTATCAATCTACTTCTCGGAATTGTTGCAGCATGGGAAAAGGCGAGGGAGGGGGATTTGGAGGCGGATTCGGAATTTCGATTGTTCTCATTTCTTCAGGGGTACCTGCAATCATTTGGAGAAGACGATCTTTCCGTTGAGACTTTGCCGGGCGAACTGGCGGACTACTGGATTACATTCACGATCGAAAATAGTCCACTCACTCGGGACGTCCAGCAGGAGTGGAAGACCGAGCGTTTTGCCTTAGTGGTCGAGCGCGACGAAATTCGATTGGTGCCCGTGGTAGGTGAAAACGAGGATCGACCGAGAACGGAGGATGGAGTCCTACTCTACGGAGAAGGGGTGGAGGTTGAATACTGGGTTTGGGACGAAGCGCGGGAGCGTTGGGAGGCAGAAGAGGAGTTAGAGAGCCGAGGGGGAGTGGAGCCATCTCTGCCAGAATATCTGGTCCTCACTTATCCAGATGAAACGGTAAGGTGGATACGGTTGGGAAGTCCAGAGGGAGATCTTGCGCTGTGGTGAGAGAAGCTAAGCGATTCTGCAAGGGTGGAGTTCTTCTGGTAGTGCTCGGAGTGCTGGCGGCTATGGGAGTGGTGGTTTCGCTCTTGGCAAGCTATACACTCGAGCGCGCACTCCTCGCGGAGACGCGTGGAGCGGAGTCCATTTCCGGGGTGAACATAAAGCTTTCAAGTGCTATCGAGACGGGCGTCGCTGCTCTGAGTGCTTTCGAAGAAGTGGCTGGATCTTTGCATAGCCCTTCAGAGGGATGGGGAGTCCCAGCGGAGGTGATGAGTGGATGGCCATCTACCCTCGAAGGAGTGACAGTTGAGATTTTCGACGAGTCCTCAAAGCCGGGACTTTCTCTTTTGGCAGAAGACGATCTTAAGGAACTGTTGGACGAAGCAGGTTTTTCGAAAGGTGAAGCATCCGAACTTGGTGACCTTCTTCTCGATTGGATCGACGAGGATAGTGATCAAAGGTTTCAAGGAAGAGAGAACAGCGCGGTCGGCCGTGACGACGATCTCTGGATTGCGAATCGACCGCCCCGTTCGTGGGATGAAGTCTGGGAGATTCCTGAATGGAAAGAGGTAGCCTTCGATGAAGAAGGAAATCTACGGGATTGGGCCTCACGCTTCTCGAGTCTGTTCAGTCTCGACCACGATCTTCCTGCAAATATCAACACGGTGGACAGAGACTTGGTCGAGTGGCTGAGTGAAGCTAACCTGATCAGCAATCCCTTATGGCTGGATCGTCGGGATGGAAGGGACAACGAGCTGGGTTCTGAGGACGACAGGATTCTCACGGAAATTCCTGAGGAGGCCTCCCTGGGTGACTTATTCTCTGCCGAGAGTCAGGTTCTCCGCATCCGGGCTTCAGCAGAAGTAGGAGAGCGTTCTGTGTGGAAGGAGGTTTGGATTTCAAGAGAGACAGAAAGTGACAATGATCGCGGAAGTGAGGATCCCGATATCGAAATTCCCTCTGAACCAGAGTTGGATTTGCCGAGAGAGAATGATGAAAGTAACGGTGAAGGAGCAGCTGGTGTTTGGGGTGAATGGACTATCTTTGATGTCCGGGGAGGGCTGGCCTTGAGCCTTGAAGAAGGGGCTGAAGAAGAGTAAGGTGTCGGCCGTGAGTAGTGGTGAAAAGCAGGAGCTTTCTGGCAGGGTCGTCTTCGTGCCTGCTCACCTCGTCGTGTATCAGTATTTTGAAGCCGTTGAAGGCATTTCGGATGAAGAAGCGGAAGAGGCGGCACTTCTCGCTTTTGAAGAGGAATCTCCGTTTCCACCTGAACAGATCGCTACAGGAAGAATCGTTTCGTCCGATGGAGCTGTCGCAGTTTGGGGATGCGAGGAAAATTCACTTCCCGAAGCGGGAAGTGATCAGTTTCTCCTGCCTGAGTTCTTTCCTTTGTTGAGTTTTTCTCGGGATGCCGGTGCCTGTGAAATTTGCGAAACTGCCAACGGTTCTTTCGTTTTGATTTTCGACCAAGCCGGTTCACTTCCGACCGAGATTATTGGATTTTCCAACAGAACGGCCGATTCTTCGTTTTGGGATGACGTCGAGGGGGCATTTCGCTTTTTGGGAAGAAGGTGGCCGGGAAAAGACGGTTTTAAGAGACTTGGAATCCGTGAGGTATCTGCGGACTCCCGAGGCAAGTTCCGCTCTGTCACAGAGATTGGAGACGAAGACCAGTTTGAGTGGAGCCTCCAAGGTCAATCGCTCTGGAAGGCGGATCTGCGGGCATCGGAATTGATTCAAGAGTTCATTAGCCAAAAGAAGGCAGGAGAGCGACTTTGGCTGGGTGCAAAAGTTGCAGCTGCAATTCTTTTGTTGGTATTTCTCTCTCAGGGGGTTCTCTTCGCTTTGAACTTCTGGGTAGCCGGAAAAGAAAGGAAGGAGTCCGCGCAGGGACCGGATGTTCGAGCAGTCGAGGAAAGAGCGAACCTAGTCTCCCGTCTTGGAGATCTTGGAGAATCGCGGGTTTCAGTCTTCGAGCGGCTCGGTCAACTCAATCTTCTTCGACCCAACGGGGTTCAGTTTCTCAGTGTTGAATTTGAGGAACCGGATCAGTTTACGGTGGAGGGTCGAGTCACTCAGGTAGGGGTTCTCAATGAGTACATGGACCGCCTTACGGCGGATCCTCGTTTTCTTCTGGTCGAGCTTCCCCGTCCTAGATCTCGGGATGGACGCGTTGAGTTTGAACTGGAAGTCAGGGTTCCGAACCGGGAGATTGGATTGTGATTCAGGTGCGGGAACGGTTTTTTCGTCTCAGTCTGCGGGAAAGAACAATCGCGGTAGCTCTGATTCTAGGGATCGGTCTTTTTTGGGGGTCTTCGGTTCTTGGAGGTTTGCGAGATGCTTTTGAGCGGAATGGTAGAGTCTCTGCTGAGCTGGAGTTTCAGGATACCGTTCTTGGTCGCAAGTCTGCCATCGAGAGTGAGATAGCGGTAAGACTGGAAGAGATGGATGCTGAAAGGTCTCTGTCTGCGTCTACATTTGTCGAAATTGTAGACGAAATTGCCAGGGGTGTTGGTCTTTCTCCGGATATGGATCCGGTTGAGACGTTGCGGGGCGAGATGGTTTCCGTGCATCAATTGGACCTAGGATTCGACGATATCCAGCTTGTTCCGCTCATTGACTTTATCCGTCGTATCGAAAATGATGGGATCCCCGTATCGATAGAAGAAATGCTGCTTTCCGTCAATGAGAGGGCGCCAGAGCGTCTGGACATTGTCCTCCGTCTCGCTGGTTTCGAATTCGATTCGGGATCTCCTGCGCGGTCTCCCGCGGGGCTTTTTGCCAGTCAATGAATACTTTGATTCGATCAGTTACCTTATGTATCGCGATTCTTTTTGGAATCGGGACGGCGACGATCCGTGCTCAGGATGACGCGTTTCTTTTCGTAGATGCGGATCTGGACACAGTCTTCACTGAGTTGGAGAGGTTGACGGGTAAGTCTGTCTTACGTCCGCAGTCCCTTCCGAACGCCCGGATCACCTTCCTACCCACTCAGACGCTCACCAGCGAAGAGAGAATTGTAGCTCTGGAGAGTTTACTGAGTCTAAACGGGATCTCTCTCGTCGAGTTGTCGGATCGGTTTGTCAAGGCCGTTGCCAGCGCAGCAGTTCTTTCGGAGTCTCCGAATTTGATCGTCGGGTCGACTCTCGGCATGGCACCGACCGAGGCCGTTTTTGCAAAAATCTTCAAGTTGGATTTTCTTACTGCTGACGAGGCAACGGCATCTATCCAGCCTCTCCTTGGAGGAGCAGGCCTCGTCACGATTCAAAAAGCGAATTGGATTCTTGTCGCGGATGCGTTGACCAATTTGCAACGGGTAGAAGAGGTCTTGCAGCAAATTGACCGCAAACAGGCAGCGAACGAGGAGATCCGTTTCTTTCAGATACGTCATATTCCGGCAGAGGACCTGCAAAGGAACCTGGAAGCTTTTCAAACCGGACCTCTGGCGCGGTATTTCTCAGGAAGCACCGTTATCTCTTCAGTGGAGCGGTCAAACCAATTGGTAGTCGTCGCCCACCCGGATAGTATGGAGTTCATCGAGGGCCTAGTCGAAGAATTCGATGTTGATGCACAACCGTTGACCTCCAGCAAAGTCTTTTACATCCGTCACGCGGTCGCCGAGGAGGTCGCGAACGTCATCACCCAGTTGATCGATAACCAGAGGGGTCAGGAAAACGAGCAAGTTTCAGTTCAGCGTGAGGGTGAGATCGGTGAAGTCCAGGGCCAGGTAGAGACTTTAGTTGAAGTGCAAACGCCGACACCAGAACCTACAGCAGCAGCAGCCGCTGCCGCAGCGAGGACCGCCGCGCTCATGCAGTTTAGCCCGTTCGCGAGTCTGGTTTTCGATGAGCGGAGCAACTCGGTCATTGCCTATGGCACGGCAAACGATATCGAACAAATTGGAATACTAATTGATCAGATCGACATCCTTCTCGCACAAGTACGGATCGAAGTGGTGATTGTTGAGGTCACCCTTGACCAGGATCAAGTCAGAGGTATCGATGTATTCGGTCTGCAATACAATACGGAAGGAGAGAGCCAGTTGCGTCTTGCCGAGGTCAATGGAGCAGAGCTTCCACTGCGGGTTGGGGCAGCAGTCTTCAGCGCTTTTTCGCTGCGGGATTTCTCGTTGCAAACCGTATTTAACGTGGCTCGCGGCAACGGGGATGTGACGGTTCTCTCGGCACCGACGATAATGACCACTCACAACCGGGAAGCCCGGGTAGAAGTAGGGGAGACCCGACCGATCGTTACCGGTTCGGTGATTAACAATGATGCCAACGCCACCCGAAGCACGGTCGAGTTTCGGGACATCGGTATTCAGCTAACGGTGAAGCCTCTGATCGCAGAGACAGGAGTCATCCAGATGGAGATCCTTCAGGTGGTGGAAAATATCGTTTCGATCATCACGGACTCTGACAACCCCGACTTAAATGGGCAGCCAATTATCGGAACTCGTGAGGCAGAGTCCTTTATTAGCGTCCAGGACCAAGAGATTATCGTCCTCGGAGGATTGCAGGAGCGTCAGCGCAATCTCACAAAAAACAAGCTCGCGATTCTGGGTAATCTGCCAGTGGTCGGGGAATGGCTTTTCACTCGTCGCGACAACGAGGTAAGAACCCGGGAGCTTCTGATTTTTATCAAGCCAAATGTTATGCTTGCTCCCTCGGCCGCGAATGAAGACGCGAACCGACTCCTGGACAATCTCGATGAACGCGATTCAGTAAGGAGCTATCTCGATACGGGTGAATTTGATTCAATGAATGTTCCGAGGATCAACCCGGACATAAGCGTGGTAGAACCCTTTGATGACGATGCTGTTGCAGATGGCGTGCGAACGGCAGATTAGATGGTCCGTAGGATTGATCCTGACAATTCTCGGGGTGTCGGTCGGTTCGTTGGTGCAGGGGCAGACGGCTCCCATTGAGAGTTTAATCAATCGGTCTCCTTTTTTGCCGCCCGGTTACAGGACGACGCCGGTTCAGCCTCCAAAGCCTGTCTCGCCTCCAGTGGCAGCCGCGGCGAGCCGGTTTGAACTTGTGGGCGTCTCTACCAACAACGGAGTCGTTAGTGTTTCACTCAGGCGTTTGGGTGAACCGAGAGGTACCTGGCTGACGCCAGGGGATCGAGTGGACGATGTGAAGTTTGTTCGCTTTCATCTTGCCGCGAGAGAGGCGGTCGTCGAGGTTGCCGGTAGGAGAGAGACGATTCCACTCAAGCCACCCTCGATCAGTGCGATGCCGCCACCAAACCCGGCTGCCAATCAGCGACCGCCGCAGACGCCCGTCGCAAATAACCAAGTCCTTCCCAGTCCCCCGACTGGAAACCAGAATGCGGCCCGGATCCCCGTTCGGCGGCGAGTGATTGTCCCGACAGAATGAGTGTTTCCATCGATTTTCCTTCTCCTCAACAGCAGGTTTCTGAAGACCGCTTGCTGAACGGTTTGGGGGTAGAACCGGATGAAGAGTGGTTTGCAACGGACCGTCAGGGAAAGATTCGCTACCTGGCTAGAAAACTTGGCATTTCAGAAAACGAGACCTCCCGGCGAGTGGCTGCAGTAGCGAAAATTCCATTCGTGGAAGATTTTTTGGTCGACGAAGACCAGATGGAGCGGGCGCCCACCCGTTTACTTCATTCCCTGCAGTTTCTGCCAGCGAAAGCAGACCGCAGCGGTGAAAGATCCTTAATGGAAGCCGTTACAATTTGGCCTCTGAGTCCGGTTGAGCAGCGCTGGATTCGGACCCTGTCGGGCCAGTGGCCAATCGTCCGGCTTGGGACAATGGAGAAAATTTCGGACCGGATAACCGAGCGTTACGGAGTTGGTTCTGCGAGTTTGGAAGGGCAGGAATCAATCGTCGCAGAAGAGGAATTGAGTGAGGAAGAGGACGAAGACGCAGCCGTAATCCGTTTCGTCAACGAAGTCATCCGGCAGGCGTTGGAGAGCCGAGCAACTGACATTCACTTCGAGCCGCACCGAGAGAAGTTGGCGATTCGCTATCGGATCGACGGTGAACTGACGAAAGTGGCGGTTCCGGAGAACTTGCAGAGTTTTCAGGCCGCTATCATTTCGCGGATTAAGATTATGGCTCATCTGAACATTTCGGAGCGTCGTCGCCCTCAGGACGGTCGTATTGGCTTCCAGTGGGGCAAGGATGAGATCGATATTCGTATTTCGACTTTTCCAACACTCTACGGTGAAAGTGTGAGTCTCCGTCTTCTCAATCAAAAGAGCCAGGCCATGAGTGTAGATGATCTGGGACTGCGGGACTTTGAAAAGAAGATCGTGGGTGAGGTGGTGCGTCGACCCAATGGAATCATTCTTGTAACTGGACCTACTGGTTCGGGAAAGTCGACCTCTCTTAATGCCTTTATCCGCATGGTGCATTCTCCCAACAAAAGGATCATGACGGTTGAGGATCCGATTGAGTATGAGGTTCCCGGTGTCAATCAAACCCAGATCCGCGAAGACCTTGGCCTTACCTTTGCCCGTTCACTTCGTCACATCTTGCGGCAGGATCCCGACATCATCATGGTAGGTGAGATTCGCGATCGCGATACAGCTGAAATTGCGATTCGTGCCTCTCTCACGGGTCACTTGGTGCTTTCGACTCTTCACACTAATGATGCGCCCGGGGCACTAACGAGGCTGATCGACATGGAAATTGAGCCGTTCCTCATCGCTTCGAGTGTCGAGCTGGTAATTGCCCAAAGAC
It contains:
- a CDS encoding helix-turn-helix transcriptional regulator → METLGNKLEEARKRKGVSLREAAEATKIRMEYLTRYESDDFDLPLPPIYQRGFIKIYARYLGEDPSAVADEVQARLHRTQAAQGRGDAKPSLGQMELGSKRKRAAAPISDAPDEEYSATPDEAEGTEKRWRLPQIRVPGLHSRGDDPEYDDLEETGEPMDRTFYLKVAVVVGSVTVAVVLLIALIKLISGGEETPLNPELSDSGSSAEIVGASDAELFPESADLTIRAVGGPTWIMVDDVASGETLERFSLDPGQSRLVENEGEVLVSYTQGEYLEVVRGGESYRPSRSGVGKIRIP
- a CDS encoding prepilin-type N-terminal cleavage/methylation domain-containing protein: MESAFTLPEVLLALALLTVAAVAVGGAVRSSLDLLTRARFVEQPPIGFSIAMDALLKTQSVDAAEEGDRINLPDGETVRWNADVEDTGIPDLFRVSIEIEVGDREGTREVLLFRPSWSNAIDRGPLMEDARRDIEDRLEEVER
- a CDS encoding prepilin-type N-terminal cleavage/methylation domain-containing protein, with translation MRKSKTGTQSAFTLVEVLIALALSAAIFAAAINLLLGIVAAWEKAREGDLEADSEFRLFSFLQGYLQSFGEDDLSVETLPGELADYWITFTIENSPLTRDVQQEWKTERFALVVERDEIRLVPVVGENEDRPRTEDGVLLYGEGVEVEYWVWDEARERWEAEEELESRGGVEPSLPEYLVLTYPDETVRWIRLGSPEGDLALW
- a CDS encoding secretin N-terminal domain-containing protein, which produces MNTLIRSVTLCIAILFGIGTATIRAQDDAFLFVDADLDTVFTELERLTGKSVLRPQSLPNARITFLPTQTLTSEERIVALESLLSLNGISLVELSDRFVKAVASAAVLSESPNLIVGSTLGMAPTEAVFAKIFKLDFLTADEATASIQPLLGGAGLVTIQKANWILVADALTNLQRVEEVLQQIDRKQAANEEIRFFQIRHIPAEDLQRNLEAFQTGPLARYFSGSTVISSVERSNQLVVVAHPDSMEFIEGLVEEFDVDAQPLTSSKVFYIRHAVAEEVANVITQLIDNQRGQENEQVSVQREGEIGEVQGQVETLVEVQTPTPEPTAAAAAAAARTAALMQFSPFASLVFDERSNSVIAYGTANDIEQIGILIDQIDILLAQVRIEVVIVEVTLDQDQVRGIDVFGLQYNTEGESQLRLAEVNGAELPLRVGAAVFSAFSLRDFSLQTVFNVARGNGDVTVLSAPTIMTTHNREARVEVGETRPIVTGSVINNDANATRSTVEFRDIGIQLTVKPLIAETGVIQMEILQVVENIVSIITDSDNPDLNGQPIIGTREAESFISVQDQEIIVLGGLQERQRNLTKNKLAILGNLPVVGEWLFTRRDNEVRTRELLIFIKPNVMLAPSAANEDANRLLDNLDERDSVRSYLDTGEFDSMNVPRINPDISVVEPFDDDAVADGVRTAD
- a CDS encoding GspE/PulE family protein; translation: MSVSIDFPSPQQQVSEDRLLNGLGVEPDEEWFATDRQGKIRYLARKLGISENETSRRVAAVAKIPFVEDFLVDEDQMERAPTRLLHSLQFLPAKADRSGERSLMEAVTIWPLSPVEQRWIRTLSGQWPIVRLGTMEKISDRITERYGVGSASLEGQESIVAEEELSEEEDEDAAVIRFVNEVIRQALESRATDIHFEPHREKLAIRYRIDGELTKVAVPENLQSFQAAIISRIKIMAHLNISERRRPQDGRIGFQWGKDEIDIRISTFPTLYGESVSLRLLNQKSQAMSVDDLGLRDFEKKIVGEVVRRPNGIILVTGPTGSGKSTSLNAFIRMVHSPNKRIMTVEDPIEYEVPGVNQTQIREDLGLTFARSLRHILRQDPDIIMVGEIRDRDTAEIAIRASLTGHLVLSTLHTNDAPGALTRLIDMEIEPFLIASSVELVIAQRLVRRLCTHCAEKRLVPPDQVLSMRRMLDLSIEGFDPSTVSLSYPVGCEWCRGLGYRGRVGVFEMLEVQAAAHDLVLERASSKRIREAAMADGMKTLQESAWDLMISGISSPEEALRHVRTSEEESV